ACGTGGGCGACGAGACGAAGTACCTGGTCGAGACCGCGCGCGCGCTCGGCGAGAAGCTCGGCCCGATCCTGTTCCAGCTGCCGCCCTACCTGAAGCTCGACCTCGAGAGGCTCGACCGCTTCCTCGATCTGCTGCCGGTGGGCACGCTCGCCGCGCTCGAAGCGCGCCACGCCTCGTGGAAGGACGACGCCGTCTTCACGCGCCTGCGCGAGCGCGGCATGGCGTGGGTCGTCACGGAGGACGACGGGGACGGGGCCACCGAAGTCATCGCCACCGCGCCTTGGGTTTATCTGCGCCTGCGCCGTACCGACTACGACCGCGCCGCGCTCGCGAGCTGGGCGACGAAGCTGCGTGCGGCGGCGCCGGTGCAGGCGTTCGCGTTCTTCAAGCACGAGGACGGCGCCGTCGGCACGAAGTGGGCGATGGAGCTGCTCGCCCACACGCAACGCCTCGGTGAGCGCCGAGCGCCAGCGCGCAGCGCGCGCGCGCGCGGAAAGCGCGCGAGTGGCGAGGAGTAGGCGCGCGGCTCGGGTGGCGGCGGCGCTCGGGGTTGCGTGGATCGCAGCTGCCGGGCTCGCAGATGCAAAGCGCCCGAGCGAGCCGTCGAGTTATCAGGCGCACTCGGTGCACATCCGAGACGGCGACTCGCTGATCGTGAGCGACGGCGAGCGCCAGCGCGATCTGCGCCTCGCCGAGATCGATGCGCCCGAACGGGGCCAAGCGTGGGGCAAGCGCGCGACGCAGGCGCTCGCAGGCCTCGTCGAGGGAAAGAGGCTGCGCGTCGAGTTCGTGGAGCTCGACCGGTATGGGCGCGAGGTGTCGCGGGTGTTCGTGGGTGAAGCCTGCGTGGCCTGCGAGCTCGTGCGGGGCGGCCATGCCTGGGCGTACCGCAAGTACTCACGCGATCCGCGCCTGCTCGCGCTCGAGGCCGATGCGCGTGAGGCGCGGCGCGGGCTGTGGGCGCAGCCCGCGCACACTTTCGTTCCACCCTGGGAGTGGCGCCGCGGAGCCCGCAGTCTCAGCTCGCGGGAAGCCCTGGCCTTGCTCGGGGCCGAGCCTTCCAAGCCAGGGGACGGCCCGTCGTGCGGAATCAAGCGCTACTGCAAAGAGATGACGAGCTGCGCCGAGGCGCGCTTCTATCTCGAGCAGTGCGGGCGCACGCGGCTCGATCGCGATGGCGATGGCGTTGCGTGCGAGGATCTCTGCTTCTGAACGAGGAGCCGAGAGTGAGCGTTCGCCTCTTCGCTTTCACCTGCGGCCAGCTCACCATCCCGCACGGCTTCCTGATCGAAGGCGCGAAGGGCAAGCTGCGCGTGCCGGTGCCCGCGTACCTGATCACTCACCCGCGCGGGCGTGTGCTGTTCGACAGCGGGCTTCATCTCGCGCTGCAAACCGATGCCGCGGCGCACATGGGCGAGCGCGGGATGCGCGGCACCGCGTTTCACTTCAGCGCGGGCGAGGAGGTGAGCGCGCGCTTGCTCGCCGCCGAGTGTGAGCCGCGTGCGATCACGCACGTCGTGAACTCGCACCTGCACTACGACCACTGCGGCGGCAACGCGCAGCTCGAGCACGCGCAGGTACTCGTCCAGCGCCGCGAGTGGGAGCACGCGCGCGCGCTGCCTGACGATGATCCCGGGTACCGCCGAAGCGAGTTCGAGACGGGCCAGCGCGTGAAGCTGCTCGACGGTGAGCACGACGTGTTCGGGGACGGCTCGGTGGTGTGCTTCCCCACGCACGGCCACACGCCGGGCCACCAGTCGCTACGCGTGCGCACGCAGCGCGGCGGCGAGTTCGTGCTGTGCGGCGACGCTTGTTACCTGCGCGAGTCGCTCGAGAAGCTCGCGCTGCCCGGCGTCGTGTTCGATCGCGAAGCCGCGCTCGCGGCGCTCAAGCGTTTCGCGGCGATGGAGGCCGCGGGCGCGCGCGTGATGGTGGGTCACGACCCGGCATTCTGGGCGAGCGTGCCGCAGGCGCCTTTGCCTTTGGCTTGAGGAGGAGCGCGATGAGCGAGCGATTCGTGCGGGCGCCGAGCGCGGAGTCATTAGGGGAAGCGCCCGGTCGCGGCCGGCTCGCGGGGCGCAAGATCCTCGTCGTGGGCGGCGGGCAGCGCGTATTCGACGCGGCGACCGATCCGGTCGGCAACGGGCGCGCGATGTGCCTTCTCTTCGGGCGTGAAGGCGCACACGTCGCGGTGGCGGACAAGAACCGCGCGAGCGCGGAGGAGACCGCGGCGCAGATCGCGCGCGCGGGTGGCCGCGCTTTCGCGATCGAGGCGGACATCACGAGCGAAAACGATGTCGGACGCATGCTGGAGCAAGCCACGCGCGGGCTCGGCGGCCTCGACGGGCTCGTGCTCAACGTCGGGATCGGCGTGGGTGCGCTCGGCCTCGCGAACACCAAGACCGAGGCGTGGGATCAGACTTTCGCGGTGAACGTGCGCGGCGCGATGCTGTGCTGCAAAGCCGCGCTGCCCGCGCTCGCGAACGGCTCGCCGATCGTGATGACCTCGTCGATCGCGGGTCTCACCTCCGGCTCGCAGCTGCCCGCCTACGACGCGTCGAAGGCCGCGCTCGAGGGGCTGATGCGCCACGTCGCGCGCGAGGGCGCGGCGCGCGGCATACGCGCGAACATCGTCGCGCCGGGCCTCGTCGATACGCCGCTCGGCCGCGTCGCCACCGCAGGCCGTCCGAGCCGCGCGCGCTCCGCGATTCCGTTCGGGCGCCAGGCCACGGGCTGGGAGATCGCCTACGCGGCGTTGTTCCTGACGAGCGACGAGAGCGTCTACATCACCGCGCAGGTGCTTGCGGTGGATGCCGGCATCACGGGGATGTGATCGCGCAGCGCCTCAGCCCGTGACGCGCTGCTTGATCTCCGGCTCGAGCAGCACCTCGAACGGCGCGAGCAGCTGGTTCACGAGCGTGAGCTTGTCGCGCACCACTTCGTCGCGCATCGCCGCGAGCTGCACCGCGGTGCGGTACTGCATTTCCTCCGCCGAGAACATCGCGCGGTCGCCCTCGGTCGTCGGGTAGAGGAAGTCGTTGTAGTTCGCTTGCCGCCAGGGGAGCTGCGCCACCTCGGCGGCGCGCGCGAGGTAGCGCTGCGCGACGCCGCGCAGGCCCTCGCCGGGAGCGCGAGTCATCAGGGTCTCGTGCAGCGCCTCGGCCTGCATCGCCGCGGACGACATGCCGTGGCCGTAGGTGGGGTTGAAGCTGCACAGCGCGTCGCCGACGGGCAGCAGGCCCTCGGGCAGCGCATCGTAGCGCTCGTAGTGCCGGAAGCGGTTCGCGGGATAGATCATGCGCGCGACGGGCGAGAGGAACTGCGCGCGCCGCAGCGTCTCGGCGAGCACGTCGCCGGGGAGACTCGCGGCGAATTCGAGCACGGCCTCGCGCTCCGTGGGCGGGTAGTCGCCCGCGCGGCCGCCGAGCGAGCACATCGCCTGGCCGTTCTCGATCGGCAGCACCACGGCGCCGCGCGCGCCGACGCGCGGAAGGTTGCCGCACGCGAGCGTCTTCCAA
The window above is part of the Deltaproteobacteria bacterium genome. Proteins encoded here:
- a CDS encoding DUF72 domain-containing protein — its product is MRLYAGTSGFSYQEWHGAFYPEDMPAADRLAYYGVRLPAVEINQTFYRMPRASLLAAWAKQVPDAFRFAVKASRKITHLKRLADVGDETKYLVETARALGEKLGPILFQLPPYLKLDLERLDRFLDLLPVGTLAALEARHASWKDDAVFTRLRERGMAWVVTEDDGDGATEVIATAPWVYLRLRRTDYDRAALASWATKLRAAAPVQAFAFFKHEDGAVGTKWAMELLAHTQRLGERRAPARSARARGKRASGEE
- a CDS encoding thermonuclease family protein, whose translation is MHIRDGDSLIVSDGERQRDLRLAEIDAPERGQAWGKRATQALAGLVEGKRLRVEFVELDRYGREVSRVFVGEACVACELVRGGHAWAYRKYSRDPRLLALEADAREARRGLWAQPAHTFVPPWEWRRGARSLSSREALALLGAEPSKPGDGPSCGIKRYCKEMTSCAEARFYLEQCGRTRLDRDGDGVACEDLCF
- a CDS encoding N-acyl homoserine lactonase family protein, with product MSVRLFAFTCGQLTIPHGFLIEGAKGKLRVPVPAYLITHPRGRVLFDSGLHLALQTDAAAHMGERGMRGTAFHFSAGEEVSARLLAAECEPRAITHVVNSHLHYDHCGGNAQLEHAQVLVQRREWEHARALPDDDPGYRRSEFETGQRVKLLDGEHDVFGDGSVVCFPTHGHTPGHQSLRVRTQRGGEFVLCGDACYLRESLEKLALPGVVFDREAALAALKRFAAMEAAGARVMVGHDPAFWASVPQAPLPLA
- a CDS encoding SDR family oxidoreductase, which translates into the protein MSERFVRAPSAESLGEAPGRGRLAGRKILVVGGGQRVFDAATDPVGNGRAMCLLFGREGAHVAVADKNRASAEETAAQIARAGGRAFAIEADITSENDVGRMLEQATRGLGGLDGLVLNVGIGVGALGLANTKTEAWDQTFAVNVRGAMLCCKAALPALANGSPIVMTSSIAGLTSGSQLPAYDASKAALEGLMRHVAREGAARGIRANIVAPGLVDTPLGRVATAGRPSRARSAIPFGRQATGWEIAYAALFLTSDESVYITAQVLAVDAGITGM
- a CDS encoding FAD-dependent monooxygenase, with translation MSGELLGQRAIVVGGSLAGMLAAHALAKHFARVLVLDRDELPSAPAPRRATPQAQHVHILLKGGEDAIERMLPGFCAELDAHGSHTLSGGSDGLAIFDFGTAPRFQSKLRLHSQSRWLLEHIVRSLVLARTPNLEVRASTTVRGLAREAASNRVTGVITESGEAPLAADLVIDATGRREEALRWLDELGLPAPPVETVKVDFGYASMVLELDATQPRDWKTLACGNLPRVGARGAVVLPIENGQAMCSLGGRAGDYPPTEREAVLEFAASLPGDVLAETLRRAQFLSPVARMIYPANRFRHYERYDALPEGLLPVGDALCSFNPTYGHGMSSAAMQAEALHETLMTRAPGEGLRGVAQRYLARAAEVAQLPWRQANYNDFLYPTTEGDRAMFSAEEMQYRTAVQLAAMRDEVVRDKLTLVNQLLAPFEVLLEPEIKQRVTG